The genomic window ATGACGAGGGCCTGAGCATGGAACAGGCGGCCGACCGGATTCACAAGACCTATGACGAGAACAACCTCTACGACTGGTGCCACATCCTGCCGAACGCCATGATCGTGACGGCAGCGCTGCTCTACGGCGAGGGCAGCTTTGAGCAGGCGCTGCACTGCGCCATGCTCCCGGCGTTTGACACCGACTCAAACGGCGCCGTTGTGGGCGCCGTCATGGGGGCGATGCTCGGCGAGCGGAGGATCCCCGCCTACTGGGGGGAGACGTTCCACCGCCGGATGGCAAGCTCGGTGTCAGGCTATGAGCTCATGGAGATCGACGAGCTGGCAGAGCGCACCATGGCCGTCATCGAGGGCAATTTCACACCCGACGAAAAGATCAGAAAACGCTACGACTACACAGAAGAATTTGACTGAGGAGGAGAACCATGATCAAACAGCAGACCGTCAGAGTGGAACGCGCAGGCTATATCTACCGCGTGATGCACCGCATCATGGAGGGCGACTGCCAGATGGAGCACGGGCCGCTCTATGTCGAGATCGGCCCGCTTGAGGCGGACAAGTACTGCGTGACAAACGCCATGTACTATGAATTTTTACAGGAGAGCGGCTACCGGCCCGCAAATCCCGAGAACTTTCTCAAGCACTGGGAAAACGGCAGGTATAAGGCGGGCGAGGAGGATCTGCCGGTGGTCAACGTCTCGCAGGACGACGCGCGCGCCTACGCGGCGCACTACGGCAAGCGCCTGCCGACCGAGGCCGAGTGGCAGTATCTCGCGGGGGGACCCCAAAAGCTGCTGTGGCCCTGGGGCAACGAGAAAGACTACGACAAGTGCAACGTCTACACCGAGGGCCTCGTACCGGTCGACGCCCATCCCGAGGGCGTGTCGCCCTTTGGGCTCTACAACATGTGCGGCAATGTATGGGAGTTCACCGACGAGTGCATCCACGACCATGCGCCCGGCCACGACGACGACCACCGCTTCATTCTGCTGCGCGGCGGCAGCTATCACCTGGCACCCCACTACTGGCACGCCGAGGGCGGCGCTATCATGAACAACAGCCACCTGAAAGTCCATCTGCTCGGCGCCGCCATGGACCGCTACGAGACAGTTGGCTTCCGCTGCGTAAAGGAGGTCGAGTAAGATGCTGAAATTTGACGCTGCAAACCAGACGTTTACCATGCAGAACAACACCCTGCGCACCACTGTGGACTTCTCACAGGGCGGTGTCATCCGCGAATTTTCAAACATCGCCGCTGGAGACGTGGTCTCGAACCGCGACCGGGAGCTCTTTGTGCTTGAGATATACGGACAGGAGTTTACAAGCCGCGACTTTGCCCTTGTGAGCGCCGAGGCGCACGAGGATGAGACCGAGGAGCTTGTCACGCTCCTC from Feifania hominis includes these protein-coding regions:
- a CDS encoding formylglycine-generating enzyme family protein, coding for MIKQQTVRVERAGYIYRVMHRIMEGDCQMEHGPLYVEIGPLEADKYCVTNAMYYEFLQESGYRPANPENFLKHWENGRYKAGEEDLPVVNVSQDDARAYAAHYGKRLPTEAEWQYLAGGPQKLLWPWGNEKDYDKCNVYTEGLVPVDAHPEGVSPFGLYNMCGNVWEFTDECIHDHAPGHDDDHRFILLRGGSYHLAPHYWHAEGGAIMNNSHLKVHLLGAAMDRYETVGFRCVKEVE